In Humulus lupulus chromosome 7, drHumLupu1.1, whole genome shotgun sequence, the following are encoded in one genomic region:
- the LOC133788388 gene encoding protein SEMI-ROLLED LEAF 2, translated as MGVISRKIFPACGSMCVCCPALRSSSRKPVKRYKKLLAEIFPKSLDGHPNERKIVKLCEYAAKNPVRIPKIAKYLEERCDKELRSEHIKFLSIVTETYSKLLYLCNEQMAYFAVSLLNVVTELLDNSKQDAVQILGCLTLTRFIYAQTDAMYTHNIEGFVQKVCMLAREKGEDHQKRCLRASSLQCLSAMVWFMAEFSHIFVDFDEIVHVTLDNYELDALNEEDNERLESQHNWVDEVVRSEGRIGAILGSDASPCSMIRPRPEKKDPSLLSREETETPKVWAQICIQRLAELSKESTTMRRILDPMFVYFDSGRHWVPHQGLALLVLSDMTYFMETSGNQQLILTYVIRHLDHKNVSHDPELKSYTIQVATGLARQIRSGAMLAEIGFVSDLCRHLRKSLQATIQHVGEQESNSNLNIMLQNSIEDCLLEIAKRIGNAQPLFDLMAITLEKLPSGAVARATIGSLIILAHTISLALVLSRSKQVFPESLLVQLLKVMLHPDLEVRVGAHQIFSILLVPSSNRPRHEVASLRSGFLYQSRRWHSNTASAFASITARLEKLRREKDGAKTEKNGNNFHDDNEEKDIVEEDSKQGRGRKNSPNFYKISSIIDRKAGSIGLNEAEPFVMRLSEDQIVHLLSAFWIQAYLSDNLPSNIESIAHSFILTLISSRLKNPTDNFVVTFFQLLLSLRNMSLDPNNGILPPACQRSVLVLSMGMLMFAAKIYHIPDLNDFLKSLIPYDVDPYLGISDDLQVYVKPDADVREFGSASDNQLATSILSELRNKIYETENIAINILVQNLTNITKLEAEDVLKQLQESFTPDDTFSFGPQSALDLDHDQMVSHSKESLSFDGDFPTNSLVEDDATSELSVADLSRFIPRVPSSSSGSHIISIGQLLESALEVAGHVAGSSVSTSPLPYNAMASQCEALGTGTRKKLSNWLAHENYHGKAAEKSFPAFHTNSRRTLHQITSEGGPAQGAAFPQDPWLSMRLPPASPFDNFLKAAGC; from the exons ATGGGTGTCATCTCCAGAAAGATATTCCCAGCATGTGGGAGCATGTGCGTATGCTGCCCTGCTTTGAGGTCAAGCTCTCGAAAACCCGTGAAGCGCTACAAAAAATTGCTTGCTGAAATTTTTCCTAAATCTCTT GATGGCCAtccaaatgaaagaaaaattgtTAAGCTATGTGAGTATGCTGCAAAAAATCCTGTTCGAATTCCAAAG ATTGCAAAATATCTTGAAGAAAGGTGTGACAAGGAGCTACGAAGTGAGCACATCAAGTTCCTCAGCATTGTTACAGAAACTTACAGCAAGTTGCTTTATCTGTGCAATGAGCAGAT GGCCTACTTTGCTGTTAGCTTATTGAATGTGGTTACTGAACTTTTAGACAACTCTAAGCAAGATGCTGTGCAAATACTTGGCTGCCTAACACTGACGAGGTTCATTTATGCTCAG ACAGATGCAATGTACACGCACAACATTGAGGGGTTTGTACAGAAAGTATGTATGCTGGCTCGTGAAAAAGGGGAAGATCATCAAAAGCGCTGCTTGAGGGCATCAAGCTTGCAGTGCCTCTCTGCCATG GTCTGGTTCATGGCAGAATTTTCGCATATTTTTGTTGATTTTGATGAG ATTGTACATGTCACTTTAGACAACTATGAGCTAGATGCACTTAATGAAGAAGACAATGAGAGATTGGAATCACAACATAATTGGGTGGATGAAGTAGTTCGAAGTGAAGGCAGAATTGGTGCAATCCTTGGTAGTGATGCTAGCCCTTGCTCCATGATTAGGCCACGACCAGAGAAGAAGGATCCTTCTCTTTTGTCAAG aGAAGAAACAGAGACACCGAAAGTATGGGCTCAAATTTGTATTCAGAGATTGGCAGAATTATCGAAGGAAAGCACAACCATGCGCCGAATATTGGACCCAATGTTTGTCTACTTTGACTCTGGACGGCACTGGGTTCCTCACCAAGGGCTGGCGTTGTTGGTTTTGTCTGATATGACTTACTTTATGGAGACATCGG GGAACCAGCAGTTGATTTTAACTTATGTCATCCGCCATCTTGACCACAAAAATGTTTCACATGATCCCGAACTCAAATCTTATACAATCCAAGTTGCTACTGGTTTAGCTAGGCAAATCAGATCTGGAGCAATGCTGGCAGAAATTGGGTTTGTCTCTGATCTGTGCAGGCATCTAAGAAAAAGTCTTCAAGCCACTATTCAGCATGTGGGAGAGCAAGAGTCCAATTCCAACCTGAATATCATGCTTCAGAATTCCATAGAGGATTGCTTACTTGAAATTGCTAAAAGG ATTGGCAATGCACAGCCGCTATTTGACCTCATGGCAATTACTTTGGAGAAGCTGCCATCAGGAGCAGTTGCTAGGGCGACTATTGGATCATTGATTATTCTTGCTCATACAATATCATTGGCACTGGTCTTGTCACGCTCAAAGCAG GTGTTCCCAGAATCTCTTCTTGTCCAACTCTTAAAGGTCATGTTACATCCAGATCTCGAGGTGCGTGTTGGAGCACACCAAATATTTTCTATTCTTCTTGTTCCAAGTTCTAATCGCCCACGACATGAAGTTGCATCTCTACGATCTGGTTTTCTTTACCAATCAAGAAGATGGCACTCGAATACTGCATCTGCCTTTGCTTCAATTACAGCCAGACTTGAGAAGCTCCGGAGGGAAAAGGATGGTGCCAAGACAGAAAAGAACGGTAATAATTTTCATGATGATAATGAAGAGAAAGACATTGTGGAGGAAGACTCCAAGCAGGGGCGAGGCCGCAAGAATTCCCCTAATTTTTACAAGATTAGCTCTATCATTGACAGGAAAGCTGGTTCAATTGGCTTAAATGAGGCA GAACCATTTGTCATGAGGCTTAGTGAGGATCAAATTGTACATTTGCTGTCTGCTTTTTGGATACAAGCTTATCTCTCGGATAATCTTCCCTCAAATATTGAATCCATTGCTCATTCTTTCATTTTAACACTTATTTCCTCGCGCTTGAAG AATCCAACAGACAATTTTGTGGTCACCTTCTTCCAGCTTCTTTTGTCTCTCAGGAATATGTCTCTTGACCCTAACAACG GGATTTTGCCACCAGCGTGCCAGAGATCTGTTTTGGTACTATCAATGGGCATGTTGATGTTTGCAGCTAAGATATATCACATTCCTGATCTGAATGATTTTCTCAAGTCATTGATTCCATACGAT GTTGACCCTTATCTTGGTATTAGTGATGATCTTCAAGTATATGTAAAGCCTGATGCTGATGTGAGGGAATTCGGATCTGCTTCTGATAATCAGCTGGCTACATCAATTCTGTCCGAGTTGCGGAACAAAATATATGAAACTGAGAATATTGCGATCAACATCTTAGTTCAGAATTTGACGAACATTACCAAG CTGGAGGCGGAAGATGTGCTAAAGCAACTTCAAGAATCATTCACACCTGATGATACATTCTCATTTGGTCCGCAATCTGCACTAGACCTTGACCATGATCAGATGGTTTCCCACTCCAAAGAATCCTTATCCTTTGATGGG GATTTTCCGACAAATTCTTTAGTTGAGGATGATGCGACTAGTGAATTATCTGTTGCAGATCTCTCTCGTTTCATTCCCAGAGTGCCATCATCTTCATCTGGCTCCCACATTATCAGCATTGGACAGCTTTTAGAATCT GCACTTGAGGTAGCAGGTCATGTAGCAGGATCGTCTGTCTCTACATCACCCCTCCCGTACAATGCCATGGCCAGCCAGTGTGAAGCCCTTGGCACAGGTACAAGAAAAAAGCTCTCCAATTGGTTGGCCCACGAAAACTATCATGGCAAAGCAGCTGAAAAATCTTTTCCAGCTTTTCACACAAATAGCCGCAGAACCCTCCATCAG ATAACAAGTGAAGGTGGTCCTGCCCAGGGAGCTGCATTTCCCCAGGATCCGTGGTTGTCAATGAGGCTGCCTCCTGCTAGTCCCTTTGACAACTTCCTCAAGGCAGCTGGCTGTTAA